From Pseudovibrio sp. Tun.PSC04-5.I4, a single genomic window includes:
- a CDS encoding non-ribosomal peptide synthetase — protein sequence MAYTDRKISHFYNLSHLQLGLLYHSVDKQTSKTYSILTLAQFSGFFDRDSFEASWRYIIERHEALRACFIWKEVEEPVQVILQEVALPIDWHDWRHLSKSEQDKRFFELVDEDRSRGLDPASAPLLRLTLVQMDDEEYRVILTMHHLIVDGWSLPIVFREFIECYRAFSSGQEPRLEPVRPYEDYITWLNQQDQQASEAYWRSALSGLLEPTRLGVGNSAKPTDQSVRQVIHSHRLTRTLTQALQDFARRNRVTLNTVFQAAWALLLSRHSETNDIVFGATTSGRPPELRGVEDIVGMFINTLPVRVRINPDCALVDWLHQLQIEQTERLEHQYSPLVDIHNWSDIPQSSPLFEVLYVFENFPTGSKTKNTTTKLEKTVSIENIHSISHSNYPLCLRVTPQRKALLDILFDPKYIPSSVAERLVVHLERLLAAMASADPEQKISTLSLLDEAERHQVLEEWNATAADYPQDRCLHELIAEQVARQPDAVAVEFEGQCLSYGELEARANQLAHHLRTLGVGPEVIVGLCVDRSAEMVVSLLAILKAGGAYLPLDPAYPPDRLAFMLQDAGASLVVCDDAHSGLVSDHPLVCLQADAEIIRQYPQSSPDVTVDAENLAYVIYTSGSTGRPKGVMIRHSSACNLVTALIDAFAITADSRVLQFASLSFDASVWEIFCTIKAGARLIVPPPRTHLVGSALADQITEKSVTNILLPPSILVTLETKPTNGLKNIVVAGEASLPSLLKPWCDGRRLVNGYGPTEATVISSWYLVNATEQTSVPIGHPIWNTQLYVLDGGLEPVPVGVSGELYIGGVGLARGYLGRPDLTAERFVPDPFGSAGGRLYRTGDRVCRRADGALEFLGRYDHQVKLRGYRIETGEIEAALTSHPSVGQAAVLLRADGPGEGRLVAYVVGDASAGDLRAHLQQTLPDYMVPAAFVTLSALPLTPNGKLDRKALPEPDDSGLVRKAYIAPRTPVEEMLTSIWAEVLGVTQVGVEDNFFDLGGHSLLAMQVMARVGQAFAVEIPLKVLFEAPCVKDLAVAVLKTDKKNTTELRKNDIKYLFFTPPTANNFCYESMIDNLSPKSTLVVNCKKIEKHVTSIDEAVNFYISNMPKTNLKKISAVAGWSAGGVFALAAAQKLKAITGKRVTTFMIDTHTCESLPVENRNKEAFWKLFVTQVGFSGSDGRQVVSKSFMSMNENDRLLKLAELAVPTSVDHKNILHELSKQLIEFRNWLPLISSHKFDNKIDTDLIYILASETKTNQYRASRWANVISGSTTIVSVPETHFSIIEKAGSQRIAEIVNFYSHSIV from the coding sequence ATGGCATATACTGATAGAAAGATTAGTCATTTCTATAACTTATCACATCTACAACTAGGGCTACTATACCACTCAGTTGACAAACAAACATCAAAGACATACTCAATATTAACATTAGCACAATTTAGTGGTTTTTTTGACCGCGATAGTTTTGAAGCGTCTTGGCGTTATATTATTGAGCGCCATGAAGCTTTACGAGCTTGTTTTATATGGAAAGAAGTTGAAGAGCCTGTTCAAGTCATTTTACAAGAAGTGGCACTTCCGATTGACTGGCACGACTGGCGTCATTTGTCAAAATCCGAGCAAGATAAACGATTTTTTGAATTGGTTGATGAGGACAGGTCCCGGGGGTTGGATCCAGCTAGCGCACCACTGTTGCGGTTAACCCTTGTCCAAATGGATGATGAAGAGTATCGCGTAATTCTTACTATGCATCACCTTATCGTAGACGGGTGGTCATTACCCATCGTCTTTCGCGAGTTTATTGAATGTTATCGCGCTTTTTCATCCGGGCAAGAGCCGAGATTGGAACCGGTACGTCCATATGAAGACTATATTACTTGGTTAAATCAGCAGGATCAACAAGCCTCTGAAGCTTATTGGAGGTCTGCGCTAAGTGGTCTATTAGAGCCAACAAGATTAGGAGTGGGGAACTCAGCCAAACCAACAGATCAAAGTGTTCGACAGGTTATACATTCTCATAGATTGACGAGAACATTAACGCAAGCCTTGCAGGACTTTGCGCGACGAAATCGAGTGACGTTGAATACAGTGTTTCAAGCAGCTTGGGCTTTGCTTTTGAGCCGGCACAGCGAGACCAACGATATTGTTTTTGGAGCTACGACGTCTGGTCGGCCTCCAGAATTACGTGGGGTCGAAGACATCGTTGGAATGTTCATCAATACACTACCTGTGCGCGTTCGTATAAATCCCGACTGTGCTCTTGTTGACTGGCTTCACCAGTTGCAGATTGAGCAAACTGAGCGATTGGAGCACCAATATAGCCCGCTTGTTGATATCCATAACTGGAGTGATATTCCACAATCAAGTCCGCTGTTTGAAGTTCTGTACGTTTTCGAAAATTTTCCTACAGGTTCGAAAACAAAAAACACGACCACAAAATTAGAGAAGACAGTTTCTATAGAAAATATTCACAGTATATCCCATTCAAACTATCCTCTTTGTTTACGAGTTACGCCGCAACGAAAAGCTTTACTTGATATTCTTTTTGACCCTAAATATATTCCCTCGTCGGTTGCTGAGCGTTTGGTTGTCCATCTGGAGCGTCTTTTGGCGGCGATGGCCTCCGCAGATCCAGAGCAGAAGATCTCCACGCTCTCACTGCTTGATGAGGCAGAACGTCATCAGGTTTTAGAAGAGTGGAATGCAACGGCAGCAGATTATCCGCAAGACCGTTGCTTGCATGAGCTTATTGCTGAACAGGTTGCCCGACAGCCAGATGCAGTTGCAGTGGAGTTTGAGGGGCAGTGTTTAAGTTATGGTGAGTTAGAGGCTCGTGCCAATCAGCTTGCCCATCATTTGCGTACTCTTGGAGTTGGCCCAGAAGTTATTGTTGGCTTGTGCGTTGACCGGTCAGCTGAGATGGTTGTGAGTTTGCTGGCCATCCTCAAGGCTGGAGGTGCCTACCTTCCGCTTGATCCTGCCTATCCGCCTGACCGGTTAGCGTTTATGCTGCAGGATGCGGGGGCCTCTCTTGTTGTATGTGATGATGCTCATTCAGGATTGGTCAGTGATCATCCGTTGGTGTGTTTGCAGGCCGATGCGGAGATCATTCGCCAATATCCTCAAAGCTCACCGGATGTGACGGTGGATGCTGAAAACCTTGCCTATGTGATTTACACGTCCGGCTCAACCGGACGCCCGAAAGGAGTCATGATCCGTCATAGCAGTGCATGTAATTTGGTGACGGCGCTGATTGACGCGTTTGCCATTACAGCTGATTCTCGGGTTTTACAGTTCGCCAGCTTGAGTTTTGATGCCTCCGTGTGGGAAATTTTCTGCACAATAAAGGCTGGTGCGCGGTTGATAGTCCCACCTCCACGCACCCATTTGGTAGGCTCTGCATTGGCGGATCAGATAACTGAAAAATCGGTTACTAACATTTTGCTACCACCATCTATACTGGTGACACTAGAGACTAAGCCAACTAATGGGTTAAAAAACATAGTGGTCGCGGGTGAAGCTTCACTTCCATCTTTATTGAAGCCATGGTGTGATGGACGGAGGCTAGTGAATGGGTATGGACCAACAGAAGCAACCGTAATTTCCAGTTGGTATTTGGTAAATGCAACGGAACAAACATCTGTTCCGATCGGTCATCCGATCTGGAACACTCAGCTTTACGTTCTTGATGGAGGGCTTGAGCCTGTGCCTGTTGGGGTATCAGGCGAGCTTTACATTGGCGGAGTTGGCTTAGCTCGTGGTTATTTAGGGCGGCCGGATTTGACCGCGGAACGTTTTGTTCCAGATCCGTTTGGTTCGGCCGGAGGCCGGTTATACCGCACCGGAGACCGGGTTTGCCGGCGTGCTGATGGTGCACTTGAGTTCTTAGGTCGCTACGACCATCAGGTGAAGCTGCGGGGTTACCGGATCGAGACCGGTGAGATTGAAGCGGCTCTAACATCGCATCCATCCGTTGGTCAGGCAGCTGTGTTGCTACGTGCAGATGGCCCCGGAGAAGGGCGGCTGGTTGCTTATGTGGTCGGAGATGCAAGCGCAGGTGATTTACGCGCGCATCTTCAGCAGACCTTGCCTGATTACATGGTTCCAGCGGCATTTGTTACTTTGTCAGCTCTGCCCTTAACCCCGAACGGAAAGCTTGACCGCAAAGCGCTGCCAGAACCTGATGACAGCGGATTGGTGCGTAAGGCTTATATTGCTCCGCGTACACCAGTTGAAGAGATGCTTACCAGCATCTGGGCAGAAGTTCTGGGCGTGACACAGGTCGGCGTTGAGGACAACTTCTTCGACTTGGGGGGGCATTCCCTTCTAGCCATGCAGGTTATGGCGCGTGTGGGACAGGCTTTTGCTGTAGAGATACCGTTGAAGGTATTGTTCGAGGCACCATGCGTTAAAGATCTGGCGGTAGCTGTATTGAAAACAGACAAGAAAAATACTACAGAACTTAGAAAAAATGACATAAAATACTTATTTTTTACTCCTCCAACAGCGAATAATTTTTGTTATGAGAGTATGATTGATAATCTGTCTCCAAAATCTACACTTGTTGTTAATTGTAAAAAAATTGAGAAACACGTTACATCAATTGATGAAGCAGTTAACTTCTATATAAGTAACATGCCAAAAACTAACCTAAAAAAAATATCTGCTGTTGCAGGTTGGTCTGCTGGAGGAGTATTCGCTCTTGCCGCTGCACAGAAATTAAAAGCAATCACAGGTAAACGCGTCACAACTTTTATGATTGATACACATACCTGCGAAAGTCTTCCTGTAGAGAATCGAAATAAGGAGGCATTTTGGAAGTTGTTTGTAACGCAAGTTGGCTTTTCTGGGTCAGACGGGCGTCAAGTAGTGTCAAAAAGCTTTATGTCAATGAATGAAAACGACCGGTTATTAAAATTAGCTGAGCTAGCGGTTCCAACAAGTGTAGATCATAAAAATATTTTACACGAACTAAGTAAGCAATTAATAGAATTTCGCAACTGGCTGCCACTCATATCATCCCATAAATTTGATAATAAAATTGATACAGATCTTATTTATATTTTAGCGAGTGAAACAAAAACAAACCAATATCGAGCTTCCAGATGGGCAAACGTAATATCTGGAAGTACTACCATTGTTAGTGTTCCAGAAACCCATTTTTCAATAATTGAGAAAGCAGGATCTCAACGCATTGCCGAAATAGTTAATTTTTACTCACATTCTATAGTATAG